A genomic segment from Glycine max cultivar Williams 82 chromosome 1, Glycine_max_v4.0, whole genome shotgun sequence encodes:
- the LOC100802696 gene encoding protein CHUP1, chloroplastic: MIVRLGLIVAASLAAFTVKQLNVKSSKPELKDECTEEEHVLQENERVEEEEKEEVKLISSIINRANDFEDDILPEFEDLLSGEIEFPLPPDKDEKDKVYEIEMANNASELERLRQLVKELEEREVKLEGELLEYYGLKEQESDIVELQRQLKIKTVEIDMLNITINSLQAERKKLQEELTQGASAKKELEVARNKIKELQRQIQLEANQTKGQLLLLKQQVSTLLVKEEEAARKDAEVEKKLKAVNDLEVAVVELKRKNKELQHEKRELTVKLNVAESRAAELSNMTESEMVAKAKEEVSNLRHANEDLLKQVEGLQMNRFSEVEELVYLRWVNACLRYELRNNQTPQGKVSARDLSKSLSPKSQEKAKQLMLEYAGSERGQGDTDLESNFSHPSSPGSEDFDNASIDSSTSKYSSLSKKTSLIQKFKKWGKSKDDSSALSSPARSFSGGSPRRMSVSVKQRGPLESLMLRNASDSVSITSFGLRDQEPTDSPETPNDMRRVPSSDSLNSVASSFQLMSKSVDGSLDEKYPAYKDRHKLALAREKQLKEKAEKARVLRFGDNSGLNMTKAERGSPISLPPKLTQIKEKPVVSGTPNDQSDDGKNVDNQTISKMKLAHIEKRPTRVPRPPPRPSGGAAVTATANPSNGVPSAPPPPPPPPGAPPPPPPPPGGPPPPPPPPGSLSRGGMDGDKVHRAPQLVEFYQTLMKREAKKDTSSLLVTSASNASDARSNMIGEIENRSSFLLAVKADVETQGDFVMSLAAEVRAASFSDINDLVAFVNWLDEELSFLVDERAVLKHFDWPEGKADALREAAFEYQDLMKLENRVSTFVDDPNLPCEAALKKMYSLLEKVEQSVYALLRTRDMAISRYKEFGIPVNWLMDSGVVGKIKLSSVQLAKKYMKRVASELDELSGPDKEPAREFLVLQGVRFAFRVHQFAGGFDAESMKAFEELRSRIQTSQAGEDSKSET, translated from the exons ATGATAGTCAGGTTAGGACTCATAGTTGCTGCTTCACTTGCAGCTTTTACTGTTAAGCAGCTGAATGTCAAAAGCTCAAAACCAG AACTTAAAGATGAGTGCACAGAAGAGGAGCATGTTCTCCAAGAGAATGAA AGGGTGGAGGAAGAGGAGAAAGAGGAGGTTAAGTTAATTAGCAGCATAATTAATAGAGCGAATGACTTTGAAGATGATATTCTACCAGAATTTGAAGATCTTCTGTCTGGGGAGATTGAGTTTCCATTACCACCTGATAAGGATGAGAAAGACAAAgtttatgaaattgagatggcAAACAATGCAAGTGAACTAGAAAGATTGCGACAACTAGTGAAGGAATTGGAGGAGAGGGAAGTGAAACTTGAAGGAGAATTGCTTGAGTACTATGGTTTGAAGGAGCAGGAGTCAGACATTGTGGAGTTACAAAGGCAACTGAAAATTAAGACTGTGGAAATAGATATGCTTAATATTACAATCAATTCCTTGCAGGCAGAAAGGAAGAAGCTTCAAGAAGAGCTCACACAAGGAGCTTCAGCCAAGAAAGAACTTGAGGTGGCTAGAAACAAGATCAAGGAGCTACAAAGGCAGATACAGCTTGAGGCTAACCAAACGAAAGGCCAGTTGTTGTTGCTTAAACAACAAGTTTCTACTCTACTGGTGAAAGAAGAAGAGGCTGCCAGAAAAGATGCTGAagttgaaaagaaattgaaagctGTGAATGACTTAGAGGTTGCAGTAGTGGAGCTtaagagaaaaaacaaagaacTTCAACATGAGAAACGAGAGTTAACAGTTAAACTCAATGTTGCTGAATCTAGAGCAGCTGAGCTCTCCAATATGACAGAG AGTGAAATGGTTGCCAAGGCAAAAGAGGAGGTTAGTAACCTGAGGCATGCAAACGAAGACCTGCTAAAGCAAGTTGAAGGGCTACAGATGAATAGGTTCAGTGAAGTTGAAGAGCTTGTATACCTTCGTTGGGTTAATGCATGCTTGAGGTATGAGCTAAGGAATAACCAAACACCCCAAGGAAAAGTATCGGCCCGTGATCTCAGCAAGAGTCTTAGCCCGAAATCTCAAGAGAAGGCTAAGCAGCTGATGTTAGAATATGCTGGATCAGAACGTGGACAAGGGGACACAGATCTTGAAAGCAACTTCTCTCATCCTTCTTCACCAGGAAGTGAAGATTTTGACAATGCTTCCATTGATAGCTCTACTAGCAAATATAGTAGTCTTAGCAAGAAAACTAGCCTAATCCAAAAGTTTAAGAAATGGGGTAAAAGCAAAGATGATTCTAGTGCTCTTTCATCACCAGCTAGATCCTTTTCAGGAGGTTCTCCAAGGAGGATGAGTGTGAGTGTTAAACAAAGGGGTCCTCTAGAATCCTTAATGCTAAGGAATGCTAGTGATAGTGTATCCATCACCAGCTTTGGGCTAAGGGATCAGGAACCTACTGATTCACCTGAAACTCCAAATGACATGAGAAGAGTTCCATCCAGTGATTCCTTAAATTCTGTTGCTTCTTCATTTCAATTGATGTCTAAATCAGTTGATGGATCTCTGGATGAGAAGTATCCTGCGTATAAAGATCGCCACAAATTGGCCTTGGCAAGggaaaaacaacttaaagaaAAGGCTGAGAAAGCAAGAGTGCTGAGGTTTGGTGACAATTCAGGTTTGAACATGACCAAGGCTGAAAGAGGGAGTCCTATATCTTTGCCACCAAAGCTTACTCAAATAAAGGAGAAACCAGTTGTTTCTGGCACTCCAAATGATCAATCTGATGATGGAAAGAATGTTGATAATCAAACCATTAGCAAGATGAAGCTTGCTCACATTGAGAAAAGGCCTACTAGGGTGCCTAGACCTCCTCCTAGACCATCTGGTGGAGCTGCTGTTACCGCAACTGCAAATCCTTCCAACGGAGTACCATCTGCtccaccacctcctcctcctcctccaggcgctccaccaccaccaccaccgccaccaGGTGGACCACCTCCCCCACCTCCTCCCCCAGGAAGCCTATCAAGAGGTGGAATGGACGGTGACAAAGTTCACCGAGCTCCACAGCTAGttgaattttatcaaacattgaTGAAAAGGGAGGCAAAGAAGGATACTTCATCACTATTAGTTACTTCTGCAAGTAATGCATCTGATGCTAGGAGCAACATGATTGGTGAAATTGAGAATAGATCATCATTCCTCTTAGCT GTGAAAGCTGATGTAGAAACACAAGGTGATTTTGTCATGTCCTTGGCAGCTGAAGTTCGAGCAGCCTCCTTCTCAGATATTAATGACTTGGTGGCCTTTGTGAACTGGCTAGATGAGGAACTTTCCTTCTTG GTTGACGAACGAGCCGTCCTCAAGCACTTTGACTGGCCTGAAGGAAAAGCAGATGCACTAAGGGAGGCAGCTTTTGAATATCAGGATTTGATGAAATTGGAGAACCGAGTCTCCACTTTCGTTGATGATCCCAATCTCCCATGTGAAGCTGCACTGAAGAAAATGTATTCATTGCTTGAAAA AGTGGAGCAAAGCGTATATGCTCTCCTGCGGACAAGAGATATGGCCATTTCACGGTACAAGGAATTTGGAATCCCAGTGAACTGGCTAATGGATTCAGGGGTTGTAGGCAAG ATCAAGCTTTCTTCTGTACAACTGGCAAAGAAGTATATGAAACGTGTTGCATCTGAACTTGATGAACTATCTGGTCCTGATAAAGAACCAGCTAGAGAGTTTTTGGTTCTGCAAGGTGTGCGTTTCGCTTTCCGTGTCCATCAG TTTGCAGGAGGCTTTGATGCAGAGAGCATGAAGGCTTTTGAAGAACTAAGGAGCCGCATCCAAACCTCTCAAGCTGGTGAAGATAGCAAATCAGAAACTTAG